A window of Maioricimonas rarisocia genomic DNA:
GGATCAACTCCAGAACCGCGGAGGCGTTGGTGTTCTTCTGCAGCACGTTCGCGGTCACGATTCGCAACCGCGACGAGCGCTGGGGCGGACCGGCCGACTGGACCTCCTGAGGAGCCACCGGGAGATACGGGAAGATCCAGTACAGCTGGATTCCGACGCCAGCGAGCAGCAGTCCCCCCAGGACCCACGAAAGCCTCCTGCGAAAGAAGGGAATCAGCATCGGCAATACGATCAGGTACGCCAGCAGCAGCTGCACACGCGGAAAGTCGCCGATCCGGACCCACCACCAGTTGACCGGGAGAAGCGGCAGCAGGGCGGTGGCAGCCAGGAGCACGCAGAGAGCCACCAGCCCGTACCAGAGCCAGCGAACCACTTTTCCTGCCCGGGTCAGCGGCGCGGGAGAGGCATCGTTTGCTTCCGAAGGATCGATCTGATTGAGACTGAGCATGAGGATCATGGGACCACCGGCCGGTAAAGGACGCCCGACGAGGTCAGTGTGCGCCCCAGTATGCTCCAGCACTATGGTGGTCCCCCCGAGTGCCGTTACACACAACACCCAGGCACCGCATTCCACCTACTCCTCCAAACCGTGAGAATCGGTCAACATCGATGAATTCGATGGTCGATAGTTGAAATGGGCTGAAGTCCGCACGTCCGTTGTGTGAGGCGGCGCAGCCCATATTCGGGCTTTCCAACGAGTCGCTCGCTTGATGATCCGTCTGACCAGCATCCTGACAGTCGTCGCGGCCCTCTGCTGCAGCGTGGGATGCCAGTGCTGCGCGCTGACCGAGCCGTACCAGGACCTGGTGGACCACGTCAGCGATCACGAGGGAAATGCCGACCGCTTCTACCATCCCGGTTTCGACCTGACCCGCATCGGCCGCGCCGACTGGCCGTGGCGCTGGTGTCGCCGCGGGCCGCGGATCCCCGTCGTCGTCTACGAGACTCCAGCAACCGACTACGTCTTCTCGCGCGAGCGGGAGCAGGCGGAAGGGGTCGATCCGTTGCGGCCGCCACAGGCCCCGGGGGTCGCTCCGTACGAAGGGTTCGATCCGGAACTCGAGGCGCCGCCGTTTCCGCCCGAGATGGACGGACCGGTGCTCGAATCGCCGCCGGAACCTCCCGAGCTGACGCCTCCACCTCCTCCGGCCCCGATGCCGACCGATCCCCCGATGCCCGCGCCGGCTGCCGACGAACCGGAAGAAACAACGCAGCGGGTCGTGCCTCCCAAGGACGCCCCCGAACTGATGAATCGGCTCGGCAGCGATCGTCACAAGCAGCTGGCCAACCAGTGGCCTTCGGCTCCGACCGAAGAGTTCGTCATCCAACCGGTGGATTTCGATTCACCGGCCGAAACTTCCACGAAGCCCGTTGCAGACCAGGCAGACGAGGTCCCCTGACGCGAAGCGGCAGTGCTCAGCCGTCGTCCTCCCCCTGAATCCGACATCCTCCGAACTGCAGAACCACGTGAGCCTTCTCGAACGACATCACGGGAATCGACGCGGACGCCGCGACTGCGGAAGCTGGGCGGCGATTGCCTGCGTGCTGATTTCGCTCTGCACGTCACCGGGGTGTTCGCGCGTGTTCTGGCGTGAGCAGGCCGACCTGGACGTGTACGAAGCAGTCTCGGAACGGATGATCGACCCGCGGTGGACGATTCCGCGAGTCGACATCTCGCCCGATGGTCGCAGTCGCTTCTACAGCCCGTTCGATCCGGACTACCAGCCATTCCCGCTGGATGATCCGGCGGCCAACGCCTATCTGGCCGAAGTCGACGGGTGGGAAGGGTACAAATGCTGGCACCGGTTCGGCATCGCCATGTCGGTCGAGAATCCGCAGTGGCTGGCGCAGTTCGGGCTGGAGACCGGCCTGATTGATCCGGAGACGGGAGAATACGTCGAAACGCCTCCTGCTCTCGAAGAGCTGACGCTCGCAGAGCTCGTCGAACTCTCGCTGATTCACAGCCGGGAGTACCAGACGCAGCTCGAAGACCTGTATCTCGCGGCACTGGCGGTGACGTTCGAGCGGTTCCGGTTTGGTGTGCGGTATCTGGGGATCGGCGGCGGCGAGCCGTTCATCAACGAGACGATCACGGTGCTGCCACACCGGGACGGCGACAACTTGGCGCAAACGACCCTGTTTGGCGTCAGTCAGCTGTTGCCGACCGGAGCCCAGTGGGCGGTGGAACTGACGAACAACACGCTCTGGTTCTTCTCGGGTGGACAGACCAGTTCGGCGAGTGTGCTCTCATTCTCGCTGGTACAGCCGCTCATCATGGGTGCCGGCCGAAAAATCGTGCTCGAGAATCTGACGCAGGCCGAGCGGCAGCTGCTGTATCAGGTCCGGGATCTGGCACGGTTCCGACAGCAGTTCTTCACCGACGTCGTCGGGGCAACCGGAGGCGGCTACCTGGGACTGCTGTTGCAACTGCAGGGAATCCGCAACCAGCAGGGGAACATCAAGCGGCTGCAACAGCAGCTCGTCGAACTGCGGGAAGTCACGTCGCAGCGGTCGGAACGATTCCGCGAAACACTGGCCGAACTGCCGGCTCCCCTCGCGCCCGCCGATCCACAGGCGGAAGCGAATTTTCCGCAGGTCCTTGACGGCCAACTGTCGTACAACGCCCAGCAGCAGATTCTGATGTGGATCGGCGAAATGACGCCGGAGCAGGAAGAGGCCCTGCTGACACTCAGCGACGACCCGGCCTTCGCGCAGGCGGCCCGCAACATTGTGCGGCAGATCCGTACGACGGTCACGGTGCTGACGGTGCTGCAGCTCGAATCGCGGCTGGCCTCCTCCATCAACGCCCTGCGTGACCAGGAACGGAACTTCCAGGACAGTCTCGACGCCTACAAGCTCGAGCTCGGTCTGCCGACCGACCTGCCAATGAGCATCGACGACGAACTGCTCGAACCGTTCGCGTTCATCGACCCGAGAATCCAGAATCTCGAGGACGAGGTCCGCAGCTTCGTGGCGGTCTGGTCGCGGCTGGCTCTGGAGAATCCGACCGACGAAGCAGCGTTGCTGGAAGCCCTGCAGGATCTGGAGCGGCTGGTCCAGCTGGTGGACGAGGAAGGGTTCCAGCTGATCACCGCGGACGACGAGCGACTCGAAGAGGTGCTGCCCGAGCGTCTGAAGCTGCTCACCTCCGAGAGTGAACGGGAGCGTATCGAACGGGATCTGGAGCGTGACCGGCGGATCTTCAGCTTTGCCCGGGAAGAGTTCGAGCGGGCCCGCAACGAGGCCGAGCAGCTGACACAGCTCGTCACTGAAGGCATGCTGCCGGAGGACGAACTGGTCCCGATCTGGCGGGAAGTGAAGCGACTGCAGGAAGATCTGCTGAGGATCGCCCGCAACCTGCAGGTGATCCAGATCGGCCTGCGGGTCGAGATGATCACGATTCCCGACTTCGACCTCTCGCTGGAAGACGTGACAATGATCGCGCTGGAGAACCGCGTGGATCTGATGAACGTCCAGGCGCGGGTCGTCGACGCCTACCGGGACGTCGAAGTGGCCGCCAACGCCCTGCAGACGCCCGTCAACGTCGTCGTCGAAGGGGATATCGCGACGCCCGGCAACAATCGCCCGTTCGACTTCCGGGCGGATCAGTCCACCCTGCGGGCGGGCGTGCGGATCACCGCTCCCATCGACCAGATCGTCGAACGAAATGCCTATCGGACCGCCCAGATCGAGTACGATCGGCAGCGGCGTGCGTACATGGAATTCGAGGACAATGTGAAACTGCAGGTGCGTCGCGCCTGGCGTCAACTGGCGGTCCTGCGAGAGAATATCGAGACATCGCGGCAAGGCGTACGAATTGCCGCCATGCAGCTCGATCTGGCGATCGAAGAGTCGAGCGCGCCCCAGCAGGGGGCCGCCCAGGGAGACGTCGCCAGCTCCGGTGCCCAGGGTGTGAATCTGCTGAATGCTCTCGACTCGGTGCTGAACGCCCAGAACTCCCTGATTGCGGACTGGATCAATTACGAACGGGCCCGACTTAACATTTATCGGGACATGGGTATCATGGAAGTTGGGCCCGATGGTCTATGGAACGATCCCATCTATCGGGAAAGCGCTCATGGCACAGGGACAATCGAATTCCGCGGGCAGATCCCTGCTGAAGCTGGGGTTGCCCGTCTTGCTGATCCTGGGGACGGCAATCGTCCTGGGGATCAATCCGCAGTGGGCCAGCGCGCTTCGGGGCGAGTCGGCGAAGAAGAATTACGATCATCTGGAGACAGCCACCGCTCAGCGGGGCCCGTTTCTGATCAGCATCGCTGACTCCGGCTTCATCGACAGCCAGCAGAACATCACGCTCTCCTGCGAGGTCGAGGGCTCGACGACGATCATCTCCATCATCGAGGAGGGGACCGAGGTCGAGGCGGGCGACATTCTGTGCGAACTCGATTCTTCGTCACTGGAAGAACGACAGAAGCAGCAGGAAATCAGCGTCAACAGTGCCCGCTCTCTCGTCGACCAGCAGGTCAAGTCGATCGAGATCCAGCACGCGACGAACGAGAGTAACATCGCCGCCGGACAACTTGCGGTCCAACTCGCCGAGCTCGACCTCACGAGCTACGAAGAAGGAACCTTCCCCCAGACCCGCAGCCAGCTGATCGGCCAGGTCGCCCTTCGGGAAGAAGAACTGGTTCGCGCCCAGGAGAACTTCGAGTTCACGCGACGACTGGTCAACAAGGGTCTGCGGACCCAGAACGAACTGGATGCCCGGCGGCTCGCCGTGCAGCAGGCCGAGCACAACCTCTCCTCCGCCAAGGACGAGCTCAAGGTCCTCGAGGATTACACCTACGACCGGCAGATGGCCGAGCTGAGAGCCAATGCCGACGAATTCAAGCGGGAACTGGACCGGATCAAGCTGCAGTGCGAAGCGATCATCGCCCAGATGCAGACGGAACTCGCTTCGCTGCAGACCAAGCTCCAGCTCGAAGAAGAAGAACTCAAGCACCTCAACGAGCAGATCGAAGCCTGCACGATTGTCGCCCCCGAGCCAGGGGTGGTCGTCTATGCGAATCTGCGAGGCCGACGGGAACAGGACCAGATCCGGGAAGGATCGACGGTCCGTGAACGGCAGGCGATCATCAACCTGCCGGACGTGACCAAGCTGAAAGTCGGTTGCCGCATTCACGAATCGCTGATCGGCGCAGTCCGGATCGGCCAGCCCGTCCTGATCTACGTCGATGCCAAGGCGGACGACGTCTACAACGGGAAGGTCTCTGCGGTCGCTTCGGTCGCCTCGCAGGGAGACTGGCCGAACACGGATCTGCGGGAATACGCGACGGAGATCGTCCTCACCGATCCCCCCGCCGAGATTGCCGACCTGAAGCCGGGTCTGACCGCCAAGATCGAAATCATCGTCGACAGCCGCCAGGACGTGCTGCAGGTGCCGGTGCAGTGCGTCGTCGCGGTCGCGCACGAGCGGCTGGCCTGGGTTCTGACCGACGAGGGACCGGAACGGCGAACGCTGAAGATCGGCAAGGCCAACACCTCGCATATCGAGATCCTCGACGGCATCGCGGAGGGGGAACGGGTCGTCCAGAATCCGCGGACGCACTTTGCCAAGGCAATTTCGGACCGCGAAGCGGAACTGAGCGCCGAGGAAGACCAGAACACCGCGGAGACGACCGAAGTGAAGCTGCCCGCAGCTCCGGAAGGAGAGGGCACCGGAAAATCGGCCGCAGGACGCAACGATGCCGGGAACTCACGCCCGGCGAAGAAACAGGCGGGCTCCCGCCCTCAAGGCAAATAGAACCGTCAACCGTGACGGCTTGTGCCGGACCATCCGGCTCTCCGCAGCTTCTCTCCAGAACTGACACGACAGTGACGACAGCCGCCGGGCAAACAGGCCCGGGCACGGCCAGTGATCGTCCGCTACGCGCGGCCCCGCCGAATGAATCCCGCAACGGGTACCGGAACTGATTCTCTCATGGAACCTGCCGCCCGTGTTATCGACGTTCATAAGTACTACGACCTGGGGGCGCACGTCGTCAAAGCTCTCCGTGGCGTGACGCTCGAGATTCCGCGTGGCGACTACATCGCCATCATGGGGTCGTCGGGAAGCGGCAAGAGTACGCTGCTGAACCTGCTGGGAGCACTCGACCGTCCCACGAGTGGAAGCTACTACCTGGGCGGCAAGGATGTCGCCGGGATGCCCGACGACGAGCTGTCGACAATCCGCAACGAAATGATCGGCTTCGTCTTCCAGTCCTTCAATCTGATCGCCCAGTACACCGTGCTGGAGAATCTCGAAGTTCCACTGCTGTATCGGCGACAGTTCGGCTCGATCTCGGCGGCGGATCGAAAGCGATGTATCGAACTGGCCGAACGGGTCGGACTGGGGGACCGGCTGGATCATCGGCCGGTCCAGCTCTCCGGGGGGCAGCAGCAACGTGTTGCCGTCGCCCGGGCCCTCATCAACGATCCGGAGATCATCCTCGCCGACGAACCGACCGGTAACCTCGACTCGCGAACCAGCGGCGAAATCATGCAGCTGCTGAGCCAACTGAACGACGAGGGACGAACCATCATCATGGTGACCCACGAAGACGACATTGCCAGCCAGAGCCGCCGGCAGATCTACATGAAGGACGGGCTGATCGCCGGCGAAGGGGTGTTCCCCGGCTCCGATGAGGCGGACGAAGAGGTCGCCGCCCTCCACGATTCCTGATCTCACCGAATCGGACCGATATCGACCGATGATCGTCTCCCCGTTCCGCGTCTATCACACCGTCCGGCTCGCTCTGAAAAGCGTGCTGCTGCACAAGCTCCGCTCGGGGCTGACGATGCTGGGGATCGTATTCGGCGTGTTCTCGGTGATCGCGATGCTGGCGATCGGCGAAGGGGCCAGTATCCAGGCTCAGAAGCAGGTGCTCGAACTGGGGGCGACCAACATCATCGTCCGCAGCGTCAAACCGCCACTCGATCTCGGTGCGAACGAGACGGGGGGCCGGCAGTCGGTGCTTCGCTACGGCCTGACCCGCCGGGACGAGGAGATTCTCCGCCGGACCATCGACCATATCGGCTTCGTGCCGATTCGCGAGATTGTGCTGTCGGTCCGGTTCGTCGACCGCAACATGAACGCCCGCGTGGTCGGCTGCAGTCCCGAATACCTCGACATGAACCACCTGCAGATGTCGGTGGGGGACTTCATCTCGGATGAGGACGGCGAACACATGCGAAACGTCGCCGTCCTCGCCAGCGACGTCGCCACCACGCTGTTTCCGACCGAGAATCCGCTCGGCAAGATCGTGCAGATCGGCGGCAGGGCGTACCGCGTGATCGGGGTCACACATCCCCGCACTGCCTCGGCCGGCATCGGTGGCAGCCTCGCGGCCCAGAACTACAACGAAGACATCTACATCCCGCTGGAAACCATGCAGAACCGCATCAACACCGCGGATCTGTATGTGACATTCACGTCCGGCAATTTCAGCGCCGAATCGGTTGTCTACGACCAGATCACAATTCGCGTCGAAGACCGCGACGACGTCCTCCGGACCGCCGAGGTCATCCGCGAGACCATGGAAACGACTCACCCGGACGGTCAGGACTACGCCGTCGTGGTGCCGCTCGAACTGCTCAAGCAGGCCGATCAGCTCAAGGGGATCTTCAACATGGTGCTTGGCTCGATCGCCGGCATCAGTCTGATCGTCGGCGGCATCGGCATCATGAACATCATGCTGGCGACGGTCACCGAACGGACGCGGGAGATCGGCATTCGCCGGGCACTCGGTGCCAGACAGAACGATATCACGCTGCAGTTCCTGTCCG
This region includes:
- a CDS encoding TolC family protein codes for the protein MFWREQADLDVYEAVSERMIDPRWTIPRVDISPDGRSRFYSPFDPDYQPFPLDDPAANAYLAEVDGWEGYKCWHRFGIAMSVENPQWLAQFGLETGLIDPETGEYVETPPALEELTLAELVELSLIHSREYQTQLEDLYLAALAVTFERFRFGVRYLGIGGGEPFINETITVLPHRDGDNLAQTTLFGVSQLLPTGAQWAVELTNNTLWFFSGGQTSSASVLSFSLVQPLIMGAGRKIVLENLTQAERQLLYQVRDLARFRQQFFTDVVGATGGGYLGLLLQLQGIRNQQGNIKRLQQQLVELREVTSQRSERFRETLAELPAPLAPADPQAEANFPQVLDGQLSYNAQQQILMWIGEMTPEQEEALLTLSDDPAFAQAARNIVRQIRTTVTVLTVLQLESRLASSINALRDQERNFQDSLDAYKLELGLPTDLPMSIDDELLEPFAFIDPRIQNLEDEVRSFVAVWSRLALENPTDEAALLEALQDLERLVQLVDEEGFQLITADDERLEEVLPERLKLLTSESERERIERDLERDRRIFSFAREEFERARNEAEQLTQLVTEGMLPEDELVPIWREVKRLQEDLLRIARNLQVIQIGLRVEMITIPDFDLSLEDVTMIALENRVDLMNVQARVVDAYRDVEVAANALQTPVNVVVEGDIATPGNNRPFDFRADQSTLRAGVRITAPIDQIVERNAYRTAQIEYDRQRRAYMEFEDNVKLQVRRAWRQLAVLRENIETSRQGVRIAAMQLDLAIEESSAPQQGAAQGDVASSGAQGVNLLNALDSVLNAQNSLIADWINYERARLNIYRDMGIMEVGPDGLWNDPIYRESAHGTGTIEFRGQIPAEAGVARLADPGDGNRPGDQSAVGQRASGRVGEEELRSSGDSHRSAGPVSDQHR
- a CDS encoding efflux RND transporter periplasmic adaptor subunit, yielding MQTELASLQTKLQLEEEELKHLNEQIEACTIVAPEPGVVVYANLRGRREQDQIREGSTVRERQAIINLPDVTKLKVGCRIHESLIGAVRIGQPVLIYVDAKADDVYNGKVSAVASVASQGDWPNTDLREYATEIVLTDPPAEIADLKPGLTAKIEIIVDSRQDVLQVPVQCVVAVAHERLAWVLTDEGPERRTLKIGKANTSHIEILDGIAEGERVVQNPRTHFAKAISDREAELSAEEDQNTAETTEVKLPAAPEGEGTGKSAAGRNDAGNSRPAKKQAGSRPQGK
- a CDS encoding ABC transporter ATP-binding protein, which translates into the protein MEPAARVIDVHKYYDLGAHVVKALRGVTLEIPRGDYIAIMGSSGSGKSTLLNLLGALDRPTSGSYYLGGKDVAGMPDDELSTIRNEMIGFVFQSFNLIAQYTVLENLEVPLLYRRQFGSISAADRKRCIELAERVGLGDRLDHRPVQLSGGQQQRVAVARALINDPEIILADEPTGNLDSRTSGEIMQLLSQLNDEGRTIIMVTHEDDIASQSRRQIYMKDGLIAGEGVFPGSDEADEEVAALHDS
- a CDS encoding ABC transporter permease codes for the protein MIVSPFRVYHTVRLALKSVLLHKLRSGLTMLGIVFGVFSVIAMLAIGEGASIQAQKQVLELGATNIIVRSVKPPLDLGANETGGRQSVLRYGLTRRDEEILRRTIDHIGFVPIREIVLSVRFVDRNMNARVVGCSPEYLDMNHLQMSVGDFISDEDGEHMRNVAVLASDVATTLFPTENPLGKIVQIGGRAYRVIGVTHPRTASAGIGGSLAAQNYNEDIYIPLETMQNRINTADLYVTFTSGNFSAESVVYDQITIRVEDRDDVLRTAEVIRETMETTHPDGQDYAVVVPLELLKQADQLKGIFNMVLGSIAGISLIVGGIGIMNIMLATVTERTREIGIRRALGARQNDITLQFLSETIVLSATGGLIGVGMGLATPYAFRGVKKLVENYVLSGGATASEFAVLFTNMEPQVAFWSLPVAFGFSVVTGLIFGVYPARSAARLDPIEALRHV